From a region of the Hymenobacter jejuensis genome:
- a CDS encoding Rne/Rng family ribonuclease → MSNELIINSTQEGERIALLQDKRLIEYHFDRNDTNYSVGDIFLGTVKKVMPGLNATFIDIGYQKDAFLHYGDLGEQYPSLAKWVKGVQSQKITVAALKNFQLEGPLDKVGKAADVFKKGQQMLVQIVKEPISTKGPRLSTDISMAGRYLVLVPFSNTISISKKIVSKTERERLKRLIASIKPDNFGVIIRTVAEGREVAELDKDMQSMVANWEQLFQTLRTAKERDKVLGELGRTSSMLRDMLNESFDSITVDSAPMYEEMHSYLQKIAPDKMGLLKLHTGKVKVFEQHGIEKQLKTLFGKTVTVPGGGYLVIEHTEALHVIDVNSGNKSNQESDQEATALHVNLSAAREVARQLRLRDMGGIIVVDFIDMKSAESRKKVEDAVKDIMKSDKARFTILPITKFGLLQITRQRVRPAENIVTGEVCPTCGGTGKISASILVTDEIDNSIEDLLVTQNQSGITLYVHPFLHAYYTKGLVSKQMKWYLKYYKWVKVMKDTSMGLTDYRIEDERGEEIELHSPAAAMSRLQDREIEDVID, encoded by the coding sequence TTGAGTAACGAATTAATCATTAATTCTACTCAGGAAGGAGAACGAATTGCCCTGCTCCAGGACAAGCGGCTCATCGAATACCACTTCGACCGCAATGACACCAACTATTCGGTTGGCGACATCTTCCTGGGCACGGTCAAGAAAGTTATGCCCGGTCTGAACGCTACGTTCATTGACATTGGGTACCAAAAAGATGCTTTTCTGCACTACGGCGACTTGGGAGAACAATACCCTTCGCTGGCTAAGTGGGTGAAAGGCGTTCAATCGCAGAAAATTACCGTAGCGGCCCTGAAGAACTTTCAGTTGGAAGGGCCGTTGGACAAAGTCGGCAAGGCGGCCGACGTGTTCAAAAAGGGCCAGCAAATGCTGGTTCAGATCGTAAAAGAACCTATTTCAACCAAAGGCCCTCGGCTTTCCACGGATATTTCCATGGCCGGGCGCTATTTGGTGTTGGTTCCTTTTTCCAATACCATCAGCATTTCCAAAAAAATCGTCAGCAAGACGGAGCGGGAGCGCCTCAAGCGCCTTATTGCTTCCATCAAACCCGACAATTTTGGCGTCATCATCCGTACCGTAGCAGAGGGCCGTGAGGTAGCCGAACTCGACAAGGACATGCAAAGCATGGTCGCCAATTGGGAACAGCTTTTCCAAACCTTACGCACTGCCAAAGAGCGGGATAAGGTGCTGGGCGAACTGGGCCGAACGAGTTCCATGCTGCGCGACATGCTCAACGAAAGCTTCGATTCTATCACTGTGGATTCGGCGCCGATGTACGAGGAAATGCACAGCTATTTGCAGAAGATCGCGCCCGACAAAATGGGCTTGTTGAAGCTGCATACTGGCAAGGTAAAAGTGTTTGAGCAACACGGCATAGAGAAGCAACTCAAAACGCTTTTCGGCAAAACCGTGACAGTGCCAGGTGGCGGCTATCTCGTTATCGAACACACTGAAGCACTGCATGTTATCGATGTGAACTCCGGTAACAAAAGCAATCAGGAAAGCGATCAGGAGGCTACGGCCTTGCACGTGAATCTGTCGGCCGCGCGGGAGGTGGCCCGCCAACTCCGCCTGCGCGACATGGGCGGCATCATTGTAGTCGATTTCATTGATATGAAATCGGCTGAGAGCCGCAAAAAGGTAGAAGACGCCGTGAAGGACATTATGAAGTCCGACAAAGCGCGCTTCACCATTCTGCCTATCACCAAATTTGGGCTGCTGCAAATTACGCGGCAGCGCGTACGCCCCGCCGAGAACATCGTGACCGGTGAGGTGTGCCCCACATGCGGTGGTACGGGCAAGATTTCGGCCTCTATCCTCGTAACGGACGAAATCGACAACAGCATTGAGGACTTGTTGGTAACTCAAAACCAGTCGGGCATCACGCTGTATGTGCACCCCTTCCTGCACGCCTACTACACCAAGGGATTGGTGTCGAAGCAGATGAAGTGGTATCTTAAGTATTACAAGTGGGTGAAGGTTATGAAGGACACTTCTATGGGCCTCACCGACTATCGCATCGAGGATGAACGCGGCGAGGAGATTGAACTGCATTCTCCGGCTGCCGCCATGAGTCGCTTACAAGATCGTGAGATCGAAGACGTTATAGATTAG
- a CDS encoding tetratricopeptide repeat protein has protein sequence MAPRKSSHQLIVLAVALGLVAALFLLPKVIVKPKEGKSQLTAQGAAQTANRDNGAAMPSTASVESSAPTGATPEQPHMQVAPAQRREIGGLLAKYTAERDPMAKLRLATDLAVKYKAVEKFDSAGYYYEQVAQARPGEQAWKRAADEYFEAFSFAATQDRQKELGAKARELYERVLKNNPENLDAKTNLGMAYMASENPVQGVTLLREVLVADPKNEKAIYNLGLLSLQSNQNDKAVERFRELTIINPENLNGQFYLGVALALTGAKDDARKAFTKARTLSTDPGFLASVDEQLQKLNSK, from the coding sequence ATGGCTCCTCGCAAATCTTCGCATCAACTGATTGTTCTGGCTGTCGCTCTTGGGTTGGTAGCCGCGCTGTTTTTGTTGCCGAAGGTCATTGTGAAGCCAAAAGAGGGCAAAAGCCAACTGACTGCTCAAGGTGCTGCCCAAACGGCCAACCGCGATAACGGAGCGGCCATGCCTTCTACCGCTTCGGTAGAGAGCAGTGCCCCAACCGGAGCTACGCCTGAACAGCCGCACATGCAGGTTGCGCCAGCCCAACGCCGAGAAATCGGAGGACTGCTGGCCAAATACACTGCTGAGCGAGACCCAATGGCTAAGCTACGGCTGGCTACTGATCTGGCCGTCAAGTATAAAGCCGTTGAGAAATTCGACAGTGCCGGCTACTACTACGAGCAAGTAGCGCAGGCTCGCCCCGGCGAGCAGGCATGGAAGCGCGCCGCTGACGAATATTTTGAAGCTTTTAGCTTTGCTGCCACTCAAGATCGGCAGAAGGAGTTGGGCGCCAAAGCGCGGGAATTGTACGAGCGGGTGTTGAAAAACAACCCCGAAAACCTCGATGCAAAAACCAACTTAGGCATGGCCTACATGGCCAGCGAAAACCCAGTACAGGGCGTGACTTTGTTACGTGAAGTGTTGGTGGCCGATCCAAAAAACGAGAAAGCCATCTACAATTTAGGCCTGCTCTCGTTGCAAAGTAACCAGAACGACAAAGCCGTAGAGCGTTTCCGGGAGTTGACGATCATCAACCCTGAAAACCTAAACGGACAGTTTTATTTGGGCGTGGCCCTAGCTCTGACTGGGGCTAAAGACGACGCCCGAAAAGCGTTCACCAAAGCCAGAACCTTAAGTACTGATCCTGGGTTTCTGGCCTCGGTAGACGAGCAACTACAAAAGCTGAATAGCAAATAG
- a CDS encoding HU family DNA-binding protein: MTKAEVIAEIAEKTGIEKADVSSTVEAFFKVVKDSMAEGSNIYVRGFGSFVNKKRAKKVARNISKNTSIIIDEHFIPSFKPSKTFTSKIKNSKKIKESANA; the protein is encoded by the coding sequence GTGACTAAAGCAGAAGTAATCGCCGAAATCGCCGAAAAAACCGGCATTGAAAAAGCAGACGTTTCGTCAACAGTCGAAGCCTTTTTCAAAGTTGTAAAAGACTCGATGGCCGAAGGCAGCAACATTTACGTGCGCGGCTTTGGGAGCTTCGTAAACAAGAAGCGGGCTAAAAAAGTGGCCCGTAACATCTCGAAAAACACGTCGATCATCATTGACGAGCATTTCATCCCGAGCTTCAAGCCTTCGAAGACCTTCACCAGCAAGATCAAGAACAGCAAGAAGATCAAAGAATCGGCTAACGCCTAG
- the mutY gene encoding A/G-specific adenine glycosylase produces the protein MNTQTALPAHPYFAQALLEWYPRHRRDLPWRHTRDPYAIWLSEVILQQTRVKQGLPYYLDFVTTYPTVHDLAAAPEEEVLRHWQGLGYYSRARNMHHTAQQVVREYGGQFPNNYAELLKLRGVGQYTAAAIASFAFGEKVAVLDGNVFRVLSRVFGITADIAAPASRKEFQLLANQLIPAEAPDEFNQAVMEFGAIQCTPVNPDCLFCPLQRECYAFQHGMVNQLPVKTKAKASRTRYFHYLVLRHGDTVYMRRRGPKDIWHGLYDFALTETETPELSALEVLDTLEALGGQVATNRAEEPVQALRHVLSHQKVEARFHSIWLEAPLPASVITTSGLAPYTASQTEELPKPIMIANYINNRLNKN, from the coding sequence TTGAATACACAAACTGCCCTACCTGCACACCCTTACTTCGCACAGGCACTCTTGGAATGGTACCCGCGGCACCGTCGCGATCTGCCTTGGCGCCATACCCGCGACCCTTACGCAATCTGGCTTTCGGAAGTTATTCTTCAGCAGACTCGGGTGAAGCAAGGACTGCCGTATTATCTTGATTTTGTTACTACTTATCCCACCGTTCATGACCTTGCAGCTGCCCCAGAGGAAGAGGTTTTGCGTCACTGGCAAGGGCTTGGTTATTACTCGCGTGCTCGCAACATGCACCACACTGCCCAGCAGGTAGTGCGCGAGTACGGCGGGCAGTTCCCCAACAACTATGCCGAGCTGCTGAAACTGCGAGGTGTAGGCCAGTATACGGCAGCAGCTATCGCCTCTTTTGCCTTCGGCGAAAAGGTAGCCGTGCTCGACGGCAATGTGTTTCGTGTTTTGTCTCGCGTGTTTGGCATCACGGCTGATATTGCGGCGCCGGCCAGCCGCAAGGAATTTCAACTTCTTGCAAATCAGCTTATTCCGGCTGAAGCTCCGGATGAGTTCAACCAAGCCGTCATGGAATTTGGCGCTATTCAGTGCACGCCCGTTAACCCCGATTGCCTTTTTTGCCCGCTGCAACGCGAATGCTATGCTTTTCAGCACGGTATGGTTAACCAGTTGCCAGTTAAGACAAAAGCCAAGGCTTCGCGCACGCGGTACTTTCACTATTTGGTGCTGCGCCACGGCGATACGGTGTACATGCGCCGCCGGGGTCCGAAAGACATTTGGCATGGACTTTACGACTTCGCGCTCACCGAAACCGAAACGCCCGAACTCTCTGCCCTAGAAGTACTTGACACGTTAGAGGCGCTTGGCGGTCAGGTAGCGACCAATCGGGCTGAGGAGCCGGTACAGGCGTTGCGCCACGTGCTCAGCCACCAAAAAGTTGAGGCCCGCTTCCACTCGATCTGGCTTGAAGCGCCTTTACCAGCTTCAGTTATAACCACTTCAGGATTAGCACCTTATACTGCATCGCAAACAGAAGAATTGCCCAAACCCATTATGATTGCTAATTATATTAACAATAGACTGAACAAAAACTAA
- a CDS encoding single-stranded DNA-binding protein, producing MAGINKVILVGNLGKDPEVRHLEGGVSVASFTLATNDHYKDKQGNRVERTEWHNITAWRGLAEMAEKYLKKGQQVYIEGKIRTRQYQDKDNQTRYITEIVADEISMLGGRPQGDGPTAQDQVQVQMSAEETPQTFRQEPELNQLPF from the coding sequence ATGGCAGGCATTAACAAAGTAATCTTAGTAGGCAACCTGGGCAAAGATCCGGAGGTTCGTCATTTGGAGGGCGGTGTGAGTGTAGCCAGCTTCACGCTCGCCACCAACGATCACTACAAAGACAAGCAAGGCAACCGGGTGGAACGCACGGAGTGGCACAACATTACCGCTTGGCGTGGCTTGGCCGAGATGGCTGAAAAGTATCTCAAGAAGGGCCAGCAAGTGTACATCGAAGGCAAAATCCGGACGCGGCAGTATCAGGATAAGGACAACCAGACGCGCTACATCACCGAAATCGTGGCCGATGAGATTTCTATGCTGGGAGGCCGCCCGCAGGGCGATGGCCCCACGGCGCAGGACCAAGTACAGGTGCAAATGTCTGCGGAGGAAACTCCGCAGACGTTCCGCCAAGAGCCCGAACTCAACCAGTTGCCTTTCTAA
- the gldD gene encoding gliding motility lipoprotein GldD, with translation MLSSRFFRGILLVSGVATLLVGCTSAPDYTPKPKGYNRIDLPPHSYQQLAPGHPYTFQYSRYAKVLRDSSYLAQPHWINVYYPTLHANIQITYTDINRDKKVFNRMLESARKLTSKHEIKAIAIDESMLKTPSGMRVSVFELSGEVPSQFQFYTTDSTKHFFRGALYFPTATANDSLSPVIDYVKKDIVQLINTLKYK, from the coding sequence ATGCTTTCTTCTCGATTTTTTCGCGGCATCCTTTTGGTATCAGGCGTTGCGACGCTGCTCGTAGGCTGCACTTCTGCGCCCGATTATACGCCCAAGCCCAAGGGCTACAACCGCATCGACTTGCCACCGCATAGCTACCAGCAGCTGGCGCCAGGGCATCCGTACACGTTTCAGTATTCGCGCTATGCGAAGGTGCTTCGCGACTCATCATACTTGGCGCAGCCCCACTGGATTAATGTGTATTACCCGACGCTCCACGCCAACATCCAGATTACTTACACCGACATCAATCGCGATAAAAAAGTGTTTAACAGAATGTTGGAAAGCGCTCGTAAACTAACCAGCAAGCACGAGATCAAGGCCATAGCCATCGACGAGAGCATGCTCAAAACGCCCAGCGGTATGCGTGTATCGGTGTTTGAGCTTTCAGGTGAGGTGCCCAGCCAGTTTCAGTTTTACACCACCGACAGCACTAAGCATTTTTTCCGCGGCGCCTTATATTTCCCCACTGCCACTGCCAACGACTCGTTGTCGCCCGTCATCGACTATGTCAAGAAAGACATTGTGCAGCTCATCAACACTCTGAAATACAAGTAG